One genomic window of Actinomycetota bacterium includes the following:
- a CDS encoding plastocyanin/azurin family copper-binding protein, which yields MRKVKVGAAAAAAALMATVGGPQAGAATGTPIVAGPGAAVAGFATKEAVAVSGGKVVFVNLDPLQPHNVVIIGGPALPVTNVGETDEKKITFTAPAPGTYEFYCTPHPQSMRGTLTVV from the coding sequence ATGCGCAAGGTGAAGGTAGGGGCGGCGGCAGCCGCGGCCGCGCTGATGGCCACGGTGGGAGGTCCTCAGGCGGGGGCGGCCACGGGGACGCCCATCGTCGCCGGGCCCGGGGCGGCCGTGGCCGGATTCGCCACGAAGGAGGCGGTCGCGGTCTCGGGAGGGAAGGTGGTCTTCGTCAACCTCGACCCGCTCCAGCCGCACAACGTCGTGATCATCGGCGGTCCGGCTCTGCCCGTGACGAACGTGGGGGAGACCGATGAGAAGAAGATCACCTTCACGGCTCCCGCGCCCGGGACGTACGAGTTCTACTGCACCCCCCACCCCCAGTCGATGCGCGGCACGCTGACCGTCGTCTAG
- a CDS encoding PQQ-binding-like beta-propeller repeat protein, with protein MRITMRLLLAVLMTAASLQVAGPAAAVEGCAGPASGGDWFTRGGDLSGRRFQPAETTIGVKEAATLEPAWTFPIGGVSATPVVADGCVYFVAGGNVVKLNADSGELLWNVPAQAGASVTYDAGRVFANVNIPGGVGMVAIDADSGDIAWSTPVDDQYHVTVTGSPVAWNGMVITGFAAGLQELESGPQRTIMRGGYAILDQQTGAVIHKAHTIPDDDFAHGYAGGGLWSTPAVDPETGHAYFGTGNPYSAREHPHTNAIIKIDVDRQRSTFGKIVGSYKGIPDLYLANVTYKPACEQTHLMPHCEPLDIDFGGSANLWKDSRGRTIVGDLQKAGVYHAVNTADMNGVWMATISYPAMFGNSGTAAVDDKGVYATVSYGAMWGLDSQNGAVKWATPGGNGWASVNSVANGVVYEADTGVFRAVDRETGIPVLTRPLAQDTGRPSTTGLDAGVAIARNTIYVNASDALIAYRPA; from the coding sequence ATGAGGATCACTATGAGGTTGCTGCTGGCGGTCCTGATGACCGCCGCCAGCTTGCAGGTGGCGGGTCCGGCCGCGGCCGTCGAGGGCTGCGCGGGTCCGGCGTCCGGCGGTGACTGGTTCACCCGTGGCGGCGACCTCTCCGGTCGCCGGTTCCAGCCCGCGGAGACAACGATCGGCGTGAAGGAGGCGGCCACCCTTGAGCCGGCCTGGACCTTCCCGATCGGCGGCGTGTCCGCCACCCCCGTGGTCGCGGACGGATGCGTCTACTTCGTGGCCGGCGGCAACGTCGTGAAGCTGAACGCCGACAGCGGTGAGCTGCTGTGGAACGTCCCCGCCCAGGCGGGGGCCTCCGTCACCTACGACGCCGGGCGCGTTTTCGCCAACGTGAACATCCCGGGCGGGGTCGGCATGGTCGCGATCGACGCCGATTCCGGTGACATCGCCTGGTCGACCCCGGTCGACGACCAGTACCACGTGACGGTCACTGGGAGCCCCGTGGCCTGGAACGGGATGGTCATAACCGGGTTCGCGGCGGGCCTGCAGGAGCTCGAGAGCGGTCCGCAGCGCACGATCATGCGCGGCGGATACGCGATCCTGGACCAGCAGACCGGTGCCGTCATCCACAAGGCTCACACGATCCCAGACGACGACTTCGCGCACGGGTACGCGGGGGGCGGGCTGTGGTCCACGCCCGCGGTCGACCCCGAGACCGGCCACGCCTACTTCGGGACGGGGAACCCGTACAGCGCCCGGGAGCACCCGCACACGAACGCGATCATCAAGATCGACGTCGACCGGCAGCGTTCGACGTTCGGGAAGATCGTGGGGTCCTACAAGGGCATCCCCGACCTGTACCTGGCCAACGTCACCTACAAGCCGGCCTGTGAGCAGACCCACCTGATGCCGCACTGCGAGCCGCTCGACATCGACTTCGGCGGGTCCGCGAACCTGTGGAAGGACAGCCGTGGCCGGACGATCGTGGGCGACCTGCAGAAGGCCGGCGTCTACCACGCGGTCAACACCGCGGACATGAACGGAGTCTGGATGGCCACGATCTCCTACCCGGCCATGTTCGGCAACTCCGGAACGGCCGCGGTGGACGACAAGGGTGTGTACGCGACCGTGTCCTACGGCGCGATGTGGGGCCTGGACAGCCAGAACGGCGCGGTCAAGTGGGCTACGCCGGGCGGCAACGGCTGGGCCAGCGTCAACAGCGTCGCCAACGGCGTCGTATACGAGGCGGACACCGGGGTCTTCCGCGCGGTGGACCGCGAGACGGGGATCCCCGTCCTGACCCGTCCTCTGGCCC